The Pseudonocardia broussonetiae DNA segment ACGCGCCGGTCCGCTCGGCTCCGCGGACCCGGGTGCGTCCGCCGGACAGGAACGCCAGGCTCACCCCGGCCACCAGAACGAACAACGTCGCCGCCCGTCCGCCCGCAACGACCGTCGCCAGCGTGGGGTTGTCGTTGTCGTCGAGTGCGGCGCCGTAGGCGTGCGTGGCCATCATCCCGATCAGGGCGAGACCCCGGGCGAGGTCCACGCCGATCACCCGCGGCTTGCCGCCGGTCACCCGGGACTCGTTGTCGGCGACGCCGAAGCCAGCGCTGGAGGGCAGGTCCGCCGACGGCGCGGCCGGTCGTTGCAGTACCGATGACTCAGATGACACCGCTGTCGCCTCTCCTAGGCTTCGCAGCAGCCTGGGCGGCACCTTCTGCCCGGCTCCGCTGAAGGAATCAGCTTGCTCGTGATCCTTGAGCAGGCCGATCGGGCAGTCCCGACAATCGTGGTGAGTCACCCCCCGTTCTGCAGGTAGGGGCAGCCCCACGTCAACTCGGCTGCGCGGAGGAGCCTCCTCGCAAGAAGACTTGCGCACATGAGTCGACACCAGGTCGGCCACCCCCGTCCGCGGGGCCGGTGACCGAGACCGGTTCCATTGCCCGCGGCTCAGGGGGTCTCGGTGGCCCGATGCGTCTGGATAGCAGCGTGCAGCCGGCCGTACTCGGACTGCAGCAGCTGGTCGACGCCGTCGAGGATGCTGTCGCTCTCGGGAACCAGCTCATCGGCCAACGGCGCGTCGGCGTCGCGGTGGAGGTGGCCCGCGATCAACGCCAGGGTGCTGTCCACGGAAGCCGAGCGTGGCGCGATGCCCAGGGTGATGGCCAGGCCGAGGAGGTTGAGTCCCGCGAGCGCCTCCGCGGCTCGGGCTTCGGCGTTCCGCCCGCTCGCGCCGGACGCGGCGACGACGGTGTTCTGCTGTTCGCGGAGGGCCGCGAGTATCCGTGCTTGCAGCTGTGCGGGGGAGCTGTGCCCGATGCCGTCGAGGGCGGCGCCGGTCGCGTGCATGGCCCGGGACAGAACGCGCCGGCGTCTCCGCGGGTCGTCGAGCGGGATCGAGAGGAATCCGACGGTGGTGGCGATGACGGCTCCGACGACCACCGCGAGGGCGTAGCCCACGGCATAGGTGATCGGCGCTTCGTGGACGAGTGGTGCGACGGCGACGGTGAGCGCCACGACGAGGCTGCCCATGAAGACCGCGATGCTGCTGGCGATGTAGGCGAACGCGATGACGAGCGCGAGCGCTGCGAGGATCCCGGCGGCCAGAGGTGTGGCGAACGCGACGACGACCATCGCGATGACCGCCCCCGTGATCACGCCGGCGGCCCTGCTGCGGGCTTGCCTCACGCTGCCCTGGAAAGTGGGCTGCAGAACCCCGTACGCGCCCAGGAGCAGGGGCAGCGCGAACGCGGGGCGGTCCACGACATGGACGAGAACGAGCGCGACGGCCACGGCGAGCATCGCCCGCAGGGCGTTGCGGAAGTAGGCGGAATCGAGGGACAGCGCCGCGCGGATCGCGTTGCGGGCGGCGGCCCGGCGGATGGCGCGGGCGCCCGCCACGATCGTGCCGTCCCTGGTGGTGGACGCCTCGACGACGTCTCGCAGTCCCGACACTGCCTGGTGCATGACCGCCCGGTCGGACGGGTGAACCGTGGGGTCCTCGACGTCGAGGCCGTCCACCATCTGGAGGGCCTCGTGAACCGCGTCCGGTCGGGGGCGTGGAGCGCGCACGATCCCGGCAAGACGTTGTGCCACGACCTCGGTGCGGGCGAGCACCTCGGCCACGGGGCGCGCGCGGTCGTCGTGAACTCTCGCGAGGCGCTCCTGAAAGGCCCAGGTCGCTGCCCGGTAGCGGACGGAGCCCGCCAGGATGCGGCCGGTCCAGACGCGGGCCGGACCGCGTAACCACATGCGGGCCGCCGCCTCGGCCGAGCTGCGTGACGGGTCGGCGAGCACGCGCGCGATGCTCGCCCGCAGCGGCGCGTCCGGGCCCGGGACGGCGGCGAGGAGCCGGACGACGAGGATGATCGCAAAGGCCACGAACGAGCCGATGACGATGTGCCACACGTTCACCGCGCGGGTCAGGTAGTAGCCCGAGGCGTAGACGGTGATGAGGCCGATACCGAGCCGGACCGATCCGTAGCGGTCACCGAGCGCGGGGATGATGCCGCACACCCCGACCGCGAGGACCAGCAGCGCCGAGCCGGCCGGCGCGGACCACGCCGAGACCGCCACTGGTGGCACGACCAGGATGGTCAGGGCCGCGGCGTAGAGCAGCGCCACCGACAGGTCTGCTCGCAGCGTGCCTCCGAACGCCCCCATGGCGATGTAGAGCGCCACCAGGCTCATGTAGATCACGACGTCGCCCAGCCCCATCACCAGGCCGACCCCGGCGGTGGCGCCGATGACGACGACGATGGCACCGAGGAGCGACGGTGAGGGCCGGGGCAGGTCGCGGAACAGCCGGCGGAGCGGCTGGGAACCCGGCGCCGCCGTGGCCGTCCCCTCACTGCTCGTGGCCACGGCCGGCCTCCGGTCCCGTCATGGTCGACCGTCGGATCGTCTCGCGGACCTCCCGGAAGACGCTGCGGGACTCCGCCGCGAGCGTGAAGCCGACGAAGACGTGGAAGCCGTCCTCGAACACGCGGAGGGTGACGGGCGAGCCTGCCGCGCGCGCGTTGCCGGCGAAGATCTCGACGTCGGGCAGGAAGAGGTCGCGGCCCCCCTGGTAGACCCAGGTCGGCGGGAGGCCCGAGAGCTCACCGAGTGCCGGGCTCACCCGGGGGTCGTCCACGTCGCGGGTCCCGGCCCACTCCCGGCCCCAGAGGCGTAGGCCGTCGACCCCGAGCATCGCGTCGCCGGCCTCCATGCGTCGCGCGGCGGGGTTCGTCATCGTCACATCCACCCAGGGCGAGAACAGGAACAGGCCGTCCGGGCGGAGATCAGAGCGCGCCGCGGTGGCCCGGCTCGAGGAACCCTCGACCGCGAGGGCGAGAGCGAGCCCTGCCCCAGCGGAGTCACCGGCGAGGAAGACCCGGTCGGCGGGGCGCTCGCGACGGACACCGGCCATCAGCTCCGACATCAGCGCGAACGCATCGTCGACGTGGTGCTCGGGAGCGAGCCCGTACCGGGGCACCACCACCGTCGCACCGGTGCCCCGGGCGAGCTCGTCGATGATCCTCCACTGGGGTGCGACCAGTTCATTGACGTAGGCCCCGCCGTGGAGGTAGACGAGCGTGACGTCGCGGGTGGTGCCTCGCGGTGCCAGCGTCAGGACCGGGCGACCGTCGACGACGTCCTCGTCGATCCGCCAACGCCGGCGCAGCCGGCGCGGGGGAGGCGCGGCGACCCGGGGCCGGGTCCCGATCTTCTCCGCCTCGGTCCGGGAGCGCAGCACGTTGGGTTGGAGGTGCAGCAGCCGGTCGGCGACACGCATCAACGCGGTCACGGGAACTCGCCTCTTCGTCGTTGTCGTGGGGCTCGACGCCCCACTGTGTCGTTCGCCGCGGGCCCGACGCCCGTCCTGGCAGCGGAACTCAGGCTCGGGACGCCGCCTCGCGGCACCGAGTGATCAACCATCCCGTCACCGCGACGATGCAGGCGGGGACGATGCCCCAGGGCAGGAAGGCGATCGGCGGCACGGGGAGGGGGACGGTCGCGGTCCGCCCCGAGAGACCGATGACCACCACAACCGACGCGGCCCAGAGGAAGCCGCCGAGGAACCCCCGGGCGAGCGCACCCCGCAGCGTGCGGTGCTGGCCCCCGGCGGGGAACCCGCCGACGAACGAGACGAGCACGCCGGCCAGGTACCCCCACACGGTGAAGCCGAGGAGCACGCCGCAGCCGGCCCCGGTGACGATCGCGCCCCCCAGGGATTCCCACATCTGCCGCAGCCTCGACATCTCGACGAACAGAGGGAGCGGTGTACCGCGCCTTGCCTGGTGGGACTCGGGGTCGGTGGGGTAGCGGTCCGGTAGCGACTCGGCCATGCGTTGACCGCCTCTCGAACTCGGCCGGGCGATCTCGATCAGACCGGGGTGCGGGAGGTGGTCGTCGCGCCGGACAGTCGGCGTCGTAGCAGCGTCCAGTAGTGCGCGGGTGTGACTCGGGCCAGCACATCGAGGAGACGGACGTCGTTCCCGATGAGCACGCGGCCCTTGCGCCGCGCGATGCCGTCGACGATCGCCCGTGCGGCCGTCTCCGGGGTCGTGCGGTACTGGTCGGTCTGGGCCTGCGCTGCGGCCGCGGCCACCTCGGGCGGGGCGGCGGCGGCGACGCGGGCGGTGAGTGCGATGCGGGTCTTGATCCCGCCGGGGTGCACGACGCTGACGGACACGCCGGTGTCCTCGAGTTCGTGGGTGAGTGTCTCGGTGAAACCGCGGACGGCGAACTTCGAGGTGGCGTACGGGGTTCGGCCGGCGGGTGCGACGAGGCCGTATCCGCTGGAGAGGTTGCTGATGTGCGCGGCGGGTTGGGCCGACAGCAGGGGCAAGAACGCCTTCGTGATGGCGATGGTGCCCCAGAGGTTGACGTCGAGCAGCCACCGGAACTCGTCGAGCGTCAACTGCTCGAAGGAACCCATCAGCGACACTCCGGCGCAGTTGACCAGGATGTGCGCGCCGCGGTGGTGCTCCTCGACCAGGGCGGGCAGGGCAGCGACGGCGTCGGTGTCGGTGATGTCGATCGGATGGGTGCTGACCTCGGTGCCGAGGGCACGCGCCTGCTCGGCGGTCCGCTCGAGTCCGGCCGGGTCGCGGTCGACCAGCGCGAGGTCGCTTCCGCGCCGGGCCAGTTCGAGGGCCGTGGCGGCGCCGATGCCGGAGCCGGCCCCGGTGATCACGGCGGAGCCGCGGCGGTTGCGGAACGGGAAGTCGGTCATGTCAGGCCAGCCTGTCCAGGTCGTAGCGCTTGCTGAGGATGCGGTCGATGCGGTGGGAGGGCAGGAACGGCTTGAAGATCGTGTAGGGCCACAGTTCGCGGCCGACGCGCAGCCTGAGCGCCGGACTGGTCGCCAGAACGCCGTCGGCGACCTTG contains these protein-coding regions:
- a CDS encoding alpha/beta hydrolase fold domain-containing protein, whose product is MTALMRVADRLLHLQPNVLRSRTEAEKIGTRPRVAAPPPRRLRRRWRIDEDVVDGRPVLTLAPRGTTRDVTLVYLHGGAYVNELVAPQWRIIDELARGTGATVVVPRYGLAPEHHVDDAFALMSELMAGVRRERPADRVFLAGDSAGAGLALALAVEGSSSRATAARSDLRPDGLFLFSPWVDVTMTNPAARRMEAGDAMLGVDGLRLWGREWAGTRDVDDPRVSPALGELSGLPPTWVYQGGRDLFLPDVEIFAGNARAAGSPVTLRVFEDGFHVFVGFTLAAESRSVFREVRETIRRSTMTGPEAGRGHEQ
- a CDS encoding SDR family NAD(P)-dependent oxidoreductase produces the protein MTDFPFRNRRGSAVITGAGSGIGAATALELARRGSDLALVDRDPAGLERTAEQARALGTEVSTHPIDITDTDAVAALPALVEEHHRGAHILVNCAGVSLMGSFEQLTLDEFRWLLDVNLWGTIAITKAFLPLLSAQPAAHISNLSSGYGLVAPAGRTPYATSKFAVRGFTETLTHELEDTGVSVSVVHPGGIKTRIALTARVAAAAPPEVAAAAAQAQTDQYRTTPETAARAIVDGIARRKGRVLIGNDVRLLDVLARVTPAHYWTLLRRRLSGATTTSRTPV